A genomic region of Verrucomicrobiia bacterium contains the following coding sequences:
- a CDS encoding ATP-dependent Clp protease ATP-binding subunit codes for MSDEAMSNFTPRAQQVLALARKEADRFNHNFVGTEHLLLGLIKLGQGVAVNVLQKMGLDLETVRMEVEKQVGTGPETKQLGNIPYTPRVKKVLALAQKEAKALNHTYVGTEHVLLGLLREGDGVAARVLKSLDVDIELCRQEILKELNPEFAAQEEGAEPVEKPAPGEKKGDLKTPALKAFGRDLTEIARKGEMDPVIGRKNEIERVIQILCRRTKNNPVLLGEAGVGKTAIVEGLAQEIADGNVPEILRDKRVITLDLALMVAGTKYRGQFEERIKAVMDEIRRSKNIILFIDELHTIVGAGSAEGTMDASNIIKPALSRGEMQCVGATTLNEYRKYIEKDAALERRFQSVKVEPPSIDEAVLILRGLAPKYEEHHKVDFTDRAIESAVKLSDRYITDRYLPDKAIDLMDEAGSRARISTMTRPPEVKAIELEIEDIKGKKEQAIKSQDFEGAAAMRDKEKQAKEKLESVLNEWRANREEKRVTVDEEDILHVVSKWTGIPLKRMERDEAQRLLAIEEEMGKVVIGQRAAVSALCKALRRSRADLKDPKRPIGTFALLGPTGVGKTLLAKTLAEQMFGDAKALIQLDMSEYMEKFNVSRLVGSPPGYVGYEEGGQLTEAVRRRPYSVVLFDEIEKAHPDVWNMLLQILEEGKLTDSVGRVVSFRNTIILLTSNVGSGGSRKQAAMGFGTISDEQTYESMREQIMEEAKKTFRPEFLNRLDDIVVFRSLTKPDLIQILDLEIDKVVQRLKHKKLTLQLDEKAKDFLVERGYEPQYGARPMRRAVERYLEDPLAEELLRGHLHEGEPILVTPDKDKLTFSQNQETAEGALSS; via the coding sequence ATGAGCGATGAAGCAATGAGCAACTTTACCCCCCGGGCGCAACAAGTCCTCGCGCTGGCGCGCAAGGAGGCAGACCGCTTCAACCACAATTTTGTGGGCACCGAACATCTGCTGCTGGGACTCATCAAGCTCGGCCAGGGCGTCGCCGTCAACGTGCTGCAAAAAATGGGCCTCGACCTCGAGACCGTCCGCATGGAGGTCGAGAAACAGGTGGGCACCGGTCCGGAGACCAAACAGCTCGGCAACATCCCCTACACCCCCCGCGTCAAGAAGGTCCTCGCGCTCGCACAAAAGGAAGCCAAAGCCCTCAATCACACCTACGTGGGCACCGAACATGTTCTGCTCGGATTGCTCCGCGAAGGCGACGGTGTGGCCGCCCGGGTGTTGAAAAGCCTCGACGTGGACATTGAACTTTGCCGGCAGGAGATTTTGAAGGAGCTCAACCCCGAATTTGCCGCCCAAGAGGAAGGCGCCGAGCCGGTGGAGAAGCCGGCTCCTGGTGAGAAGAAGGGTGACCTGAAAACGCCCGCACTCAAGGCGTTCGGCCGCGATCTGACAGAAATCGCCCGCAAAGGTGAGATGGACCCGGTCATCGGCCGGAAAAATGAAATCGAGCGCGTTATCCAGATTCTCTGCCGCCGCACCAAAAACAATCCCGTCCTGCTCGGCGAAGCCGGCGTGGGCAAAACCGCCATCGTCGAAGGCCTGGCCCAGGAAATTGCCGACGGCAACGTCCCTGAAATCCTACGCGACAAACGCGTCATCACGCTGGACCTCGCCCTGATGGTGGCCGGCACCAAATACCGCGGTCAGTTTGAAGAGCGCATCAAGGCCGTCATGGACGAAATCCGCCGCTCCAAGAACATCATTCTGTTCATTGACGAGCTGCACACCATTGTCGGCGCCGGCTCCGCGGAAGGCACGATGGACGCCTCCAACATCATCAAGCCCGCGCTCAGCCGCGGCGAGATGCAGTGCGTGGGCGCCACCACCTTGAACGAGTATCGCAAATACATCGAAAAGGATGCCGCGCTCGAGCGTCGGTTCCAGTCCGTCAAGGTCGAGCCGCCCTCGATTGACGAAGCCGTCCTCATCCTCAGGGGGCTGGCCCCGAAATATGAGGAGCACCACAAGGTTGATTTCACCGACCGGGCAATCGAATCCGCCGTGAAGCTGTCGGATCGTTACATCACGGACCGTTACCTGCCCGACAAGGCCATCGACCTGATGGACGAAGCGGGCTCACGCGCGCGCATCAGCACCATGACCCGGCCGCCGGAAGTGAAGGCGATCGAGCTGGAAATCGAGGACATCAAGGGCAAGAAGGAGCAGGCCATCAAGAGCCAGGACTTCGAAGGCGCCGCCGCCATGCGGGACAAGGAAAAGCAGGCCAAGGAAAAGCTTGAATCCGTGCTCAACGAATGGCGTGCCAACCGTGAGGAAAAACGGGTCACCGTTGACGAGGAGGACATCCTCCATGTGGTATCCAAGTGGACTGGTATTCCGCTCAAGCGGATGGAGCGCGACGAAGCCCAGCGCCTGCTCGCCATCGAGGAAGAAATGGGCAAGGTGGTCATCGGCCAGCGCGCCGCCGTCAGCGCCCTGTGCAAGGCGCTCCGCCGCTCCCGTGCCGATTTGAAGGATCCGAAACGCCCCATTGGCACGTTTGCGCTTTTGGGCCCCACCGGCGTGGGCAAAACACTGCTCGCCAAGACGCTCGCTGAGCAGATGTTTGGCGACGCCAAGGCGCTCATCCAGCTCGACATGAGCGAATACATGGAAAAGTTCAACGTATCACGCCTCGTGGGTTCACCGCCCGGCTACGTGGGCTATGAAGAAGGCGGCCAGCTCACCGAGGCGGTGCGCCGTCGGCCGTATTCCGTGGTGTTGTTCGATGAAATCGAAAAGGCGCACCCCGACGTATGGAACATGCTGCTGCAGATCCTCGAAGAAGGTAAGCTGACCGACAGCGTCGGCCGCGTGGTCAGCTTCCGAAACACGATCATTCTCCTCACGTCGAACGTGGGCTCCGGCGGTTCGCGCAAGCAGGCCGCCATGGGCTTCGGCACCATCAGTGACGAGCAAACCTACGAAAGCATGCGCGAACAGATCATGGAGGAGGCCAAGAAAACCTTCCGGCCGGAATTCCTCAACCGCCTCGACGACATCGTGGTCTTCCGCTCGCTGACGAAGCCGGATCTCATCCAGATCCTCGACCTCGAAATCGACAAGGTCGTGCAACGTCTGAAACACAAAAAGCTCACGTTGCAACTGGACGAGAAGGCGAAGGACTTCCTCGTCGAACGCGGTTATGAGCCGCAATACGGTGCCCGCCCCATGCGCCGCGCCGTGGAGCGGTATCTCGAAGACCCGCTGGCAGAGGAACTCCTGCGCGGCCATCTCCACGAAGGCGAGCCTATTCTCGTCACGCCGGACAAGGACAAGCTGACGTTCTCCCAAAACCAGGAAACCGCCGAAGGCGCCTTGTCGAGCTGA
- a CDS encoding glycosyltransferase: protein MKISIVIPAFNEERLLGDSLREVSRAMAVFPERGWETELIVCDNNSTDRTAEIARAAGAQVVFEPVNQIARARNAGAAAATGDWLVFVDADSHPSRELFNDVAAEIVRGHCLAGGSTVRMETNKWVGRLGAGLWNRVSRLRRLMAGSFIFVEAAAFREVGGFSHELFAGEELDLSLKLRAVGKRTGRHIVILHRHPLLTSARKLHLYRQRELLGFFLKAAFAPRRVMRSREDCHPWYDGRR from the coding sequence ATGAAAATTTCCATCGTCATTCCCGCCTTCAACGAGGAGCGTCTGCTGGGGGACAGCCTGCGGGAAGTCAGCCGGGCGATGGCGGTCTTTCCGGAACGCGGTTGGGAGACGGAACTCATCGTCTGCGACAACAATTCCACCGACCGCACGGCGGAAATCGCCCGTGCGGCCGGAGCCCAAGTCGTCTTCGAGCCCGTGAATCAAATCGCCCGGGCCCGCAATGCTGGCGCCGCCGCCGCGACGGGCGACTGGCTCGTTTTTGTGGATGCGGATTCCCACCCGTCGCGCGAGTTGTTCAACGATGTGGCGGCGGAGATTGTTCGCGGACACTGCCTGGCCGGCGGTTCAACCGTGCGCATGGAGACGAACAAATGGGTGGGCCGGCTGGGCGCGGGGCTTTGGAACCGCGTCAGCCGCCTGCGCCGGTTGATGGCCGGTTCGTTCATCTTTGTGGAAGCGGCGGCGTTCCGCGAAGTCGGTGGCTTCAGTCACGAACTCTTCGCGGGGGAGGAACTGGATTTGAGTCTGAAGCTGCGCGCGGTCGGCAAACGCACCGGGCGCCACATTGTGATTCTGCATCGACATCCCTTGCTGACCTCCGCCCGCAAGCTGCATCTCTACCGCCAGCGCGAACTGCTCGGATTCTTCCTCAAGGCGGCCTTCGCTCCGCGCCGGGTCATGCGCAGCCGCGAGGATTGTCACCCGTGGTATGACGGGCGGCGGTGA
- a CDS encoding bifunctional UDP-3-O-[3-hydroxymyristoyl] N-acetylglucosamine deacetylase/3-hydroxyacyl-ACP dehydratase produces MLPQQTIKNSVDFSGTGLHSGNKVSMTFLPAPPNTGIRFRRVDLDGRPEIEARVENVSETNRSTTLSKGNVKIHTVEHVLATFAGYGIDNAIVELDANEPPIADGSSREYCKMIQHAGVVVQNEAREPYTITEPIELKLGETVMTMFPGEGFKITCTSADKSGRFTQFYSCEVTPASWEKELAHARTFCFYEEIEFLFKNGLIKGGSLENAVVIRDDAVLTTEPLRYPEEFVRHKMLDIVGDLSLVGRPVNGHLIAVRPSHAANCEFARLIQAQIRKPLLATQTFTPQPPSAPETTQPVAEEDGCLMNVEQVMKTLPHRYPFLMVDRVAKIEGNRIVGVKCVTVNEPFFQGHFPGHPIMPGVMQLEAIAQVAGILLIRKGEAVGQIAYFMSAENVKWRKPVVPGDTLIIDIELVKMRGKIGKAKGVCKVRGDVVSEADVTFMLTDANPA; encoded by the coding sequence GTGCTACCGCAGCAAACCATCAAGAATTCCGTTGATTTTTCCGGGACAGGACTGCACAGCGGCAACAAGGTCTCGATGACGTTTTTGCCCGCGCCGCCCAACACCGGCATCCGCTTCCGCCGGGTGGATTTGGACGGCCGGCCGGAAATCGAGGCCCGGGTCGAGAACGTCAGCGAGACCAATCGTTCGACCACCTTGTCCAAGGGCAACGTCAAGATTCACACGGTCGAGCATGTCCTAGCCACGTTCGCCGGCTACGGCATTGACAATGCCATCGTGGAACTGGACGCCAACGAGCCGCCGATTGCGGATGGCAGTTCGCGCGAATACTGCAAGATGATCCAGCACGCGGGCGTGGTGGTGCAGAACGAGGCCCGCGAACCTTACACCATCACCGAGCCCATCGAGCTGAAGCTGGGCGAGACCGTGATGACCATGTTTCCTGGCGAGGGCTTCAAAATCACCTGCACCAGCGCGGACAAGAGCGGCCGGTTCACCCAGTTTTACAGTTGCGAGGTCACGCCCGCCTCATGGGAGAAGGAGCTGGCGCACGCGCGCACCTTTTGCTTCTACGAGGAGATTGAGTTCCTGTTCAAAAACGGGCTGATCAAGGGCGGCAGTCTCGAAAACGCGGTGGTCATTCGTGATGATGCCGTGCTGACCACCGAACCGCTGCGTTATCCCGAGGAATTCGTCCGGCACAAGATGCTCGACATTGTGGGCGACCTCTCGCTGGTCGGGCGGCCGGTGAATGGCCATCTCATCGCCGTGCGGCCCAGCCATGCCGCGAATTGCGAGTTCGCCCGGCTGATTCAGGCGCAGATCCGCAAGCCCTTGCTGGCCACGCAGACCTTTACGCCGCAACCGCCCAGCGCTCCGGAAACCACCCAGCCCGTGGCGGAAGAAGACGGCTGCCTGATGAACGTGGAGCAGGTGATGAAAACCCTCCCGCATCGCTACCCGTTTCTGATGGTGGACCGTGTGGCCAAAATCGAGGGCAACCGCATCGTGGGCGTCAAGTGCGTCACCGTCAACGAGCCGTTCTTTCAGGGGCACTTTCCCGGGCACCCCATCATGCCGGGCGTCATGCAGCTGGAAGCCATTGCGCAGGTCGCCGGCATCCTGCTCATCCGCAAGGGCGAAGCCGTCGGTCAGATCGCCTATTTCATGTCGGCGGAAAATGTAAAGTGGCGGAAGCCCGTCGTGCCCGGCGACACGCTCATCATCGACATCGAACTCGTGAAGATGCGCGGCAAAATTGGCAAGGCCAAGGGCGTCTGCAAGGTGCGCGGCGACGTCGTCAGCGAAGCGGACGTCACGTTCATGCTCACCGACGCCAACCCCGCATGA
- a CDS encoding FAD-linked oxidase C-terminal domain-containing protein codes for MASLPPRLARQLRRLLPADEISFDPAVRQDHAGDKWFASHQPDVVALPRSTASVARLLAFANRHQLPVTARGAGHGYVGGCVPMRGGIVLSTARLNRIKEINAADFVAVVEPAVITAELQAHVEKRGLFYPPDPASRANNSIGGNIATNAGGPRCLKYGVTRDYVLGLEVVLAGGRVVRLGGRTHKNKTGFDLHRLFVGSEGLLGIVTEATLKLIPLPPFRANLAIGFSTTRDALATLHAIFAAGFLPCALEVADEFTLAAAYQRTKSERLRGCKAHLIVELDGHEKSIRGELKALEKIIRRQNPLSVARGLGANACEEIWKIRREFSYALRDTGLTKLNEDIVVPRGKLQHLFRFAAQLQRKHGLAIACFGHAGDGNIHTNVMVDFNQPGARQRSEACLDELFRQVIAWGGSITGEHGIGLAKKRWWPRAVSAESLALHRTIKRALDPRGILNPGKFV; via the coding sequence ATGGCTTCACTCCCGCCCCGCCTCGCCCGCCAGTTGCGGCGCCTGTTGCCCGCGGACGAAATTTCCTTCGACCCCGCCGTCCGCCAGGACCACGCGGGCGACAAATGGTTTGCCAGCCATCAGCCTGACGTCGTCGCCCTGCCCCGCTCAACCGCCTCGGTGGCGCGGCTGCTGGCCTTCGCGAATCGTCACCAACTGCCCGTCACCGCGCGCGGCGCCGGGCACGGCTACGTTGGCGGCTGCGTCCCGATGCGGGGCGGCATCGTGCTTTCCACCGCGCGCCTGAACCGCATCAAGGAAATCAACGCGGCGGATTTCGTCGCCGTGGTGGAACCGGCCGTGATCACGGCGGAACTTCAGGCGCATGTGGAAAAGCGCGGCCTGTTCTACCCGCCCGATCCCGCCAGCCGGGCGAACAATTCCATCGGCGGCAACATTGCCACGAATGCCGGTGGTCCGCGCTGCCTGAAGTATGGCGTCACGCGGGATTACGTGCTCGGGCTGGAAGTGGTGCTGGCCGGCGGCCGGGTGGTGCGCCTCGGCGGCCGCACGCACAAGAACAAAACCGGCTTTGACCTGCACCGGCTATTCGTCGGATCGGAGGGGCTGCTGGGCATCGTCACCGAAGCCACGCTCAAGCTGATTCCCCTCCCGCCATTTCGTGCGAACCTGGCCATTGGCTTCAGCACCACGCGCGATGCGCTCGCCACGTTACACGCCATCTTCGCCGCCGGGTTCCTGCCCTGCGCGCTCGAAGTCGCCGATGAATTCACGCTCGCCGCCGCCTACCAACGCACCAAGAGCGAACGGCTCCGCGGCTGCAAAGCGCATTTGATCGTGGAACTCGACGGGCACGAAAAGTCCATCCGCGGCGAATTGAAGGCCCTGGAGAAAATCATCAGGCGCCAGAACCCGCTGTCGGTGGCCCGTGGTTTGGGGGCGAACGCGTGCGAGGAGATTTGGAAAATTCGCCGCGAATTTTCCTATGCCCTGCGGGACACGGGACTGACCAAGCTGAACGAAGACATCGTGGTGCCGCGCGGAAAGCTGCAGCACCTGTTCCGCTTCGCCGCACAATTGCAAAGGAAGCACGGGCTTGCGATTGCCTGCTTCGGCCACGCCGGCGACGGCAACATCCACACCAACGTCATGGTGGACTTCAACCAGCCAGGCGCCCGGCAGCGCTCGGAGGCCTGCCTCGATGAGCTGTTCCGGCAGGTCATCGCGTGGGGCGGCAGCATCACAGGCGAACACGGAATCGGCCTGGCCAAAAAACGCTGGTGGCCGCGCGCCGTTTCCGCGGAGTCGCTCGCGTTGCACCGCACCATCAAGCGTGCGCTGGATCCGCGGGGCATTCTGAATCCGGGCAAGTTTGTTTGA
- a CDS encoding PIN domain-containing protein translates to MSLWVIRTLFLLLCITAGFAISQVYPDYTTHPVLGMVIGFGFGGLLIAIDEMLKGFSLRAFSATTFGLFLGSVVALLVDQSGLFVSDEPNDPTRRMIRIGLFLGFGYIGMVLAMRSNKEDFSLIIPYVRFTRQAKADNLLLLDTSAIIDGRIADLIESNFLEGMIVVPRFVLRELQQIADSTDPVKRSRGRRGLEILNRIQRNIRNEVKIHDAEFPDEAGVDAKLMRLARNLGARIYTTDYNLAKIAELQSISCVNLSDVARCLRVILLPGEMLNLRIVREGKERNQGIGYLPDGTMVVVNNAQAHIGQHIDAQVQSTHQTGAGIIVFADLRPTLSHAQTPAATA, encoded by the coding sequence ATGTCACTCTGGGTCATTCGCACTTTGTTTCTGCTGCTGTGCATCACGGCCGGCTTCGCCATCAGCCAGGTGTATCCCGATTACACGACCCATCCGGTGCTGGGCATGGTCATCGGCTTTGGTTTCGGCGGACTGCTCATCGCCATTGACGAAATGCTCAAGGGCTTTTCGTTGCGGGCCTTTTCCGCCACCACCTTCGGACTTTTCCTCGGCTCCGTCGTGGCCCTGCTCGTGGACCAGTCGGGCCTGTTCGTTTCAGATGAACCCAACGACCCCACCCGGCGGATGATCCGCATCGGGCTGTTTCTGGGATTTGGCTACATCGGCATGGTGCTGGCCATGCGCAGCAACAAGGAGGATTTTTCGCTCATCATTCCCTACGTGCGCTTCACCCGGCAGGCCAAGGCGGACAACCTGCTGCTCCTCGACACCAGCGCCATCATCGACGGGCGCATCGCCGATCTCATTGAATCCAACTTTCTCGAGGGCATGATTGTGGTGCCACGGTTCGTTCTGCGGGAGCTCCAACAGATCGCCGATTCGACGGACCCGGTCAAACGCAGCCGCGGGCGCCGCGGACTGGAGATTCTGAACCGCATTCAGCGCAACATTCGCAACGAGGTGAAAATCCACGATGCCGAATTCCCGGATGAAGCGGGCGTGGACGCGAAGTTGATGCGCCTGGCCCGCAATCTGGGCGCCCGCATTTACACCACCGACTACAACCTCGCCAAAATCGCGGAGCTGCAATCCATCAGTTGCGTGAATTTGAGCGACGTGGCGCGCTGCCTGCGCGTCATCCTGCTTCCCGGCGAAATGCTGAACCTGCGCATCGTCCGGGAAGGGAAGGAACGCAACCAGGGCATCGGCTATCTGCCGGACGGCACCATGGTTGTGGTCAACAATGCTCAGGCGCACATCGGGCAACACATCGATGCCCAGGTCCAGAGCACCCATCAAACCGGCGCGGGCATCATTGTATTCGCGGATCTTCGCCCTACCTTGAGCCACGCCCAAACCCCGGCCGCCACCGCATGA
- the purM gene encoding phosphoribosylformylglycinamidine cyclo-ligase → MKQKAYAAAGVDIDLGNRVKATLPQMLAATHRREVLGKVGGFGGLFALDVKKYREPVLVSSVDGVGTKLKIAFAMDRHDTIGQDLVNHCVDDIAVLGAEPLFFLDYLGTGKLEPHVFTEVIKGFAKACAENKCTLIGGETAQMPGFYQKGEYDVSGTIVGVVDKSRMLNGRKNVKRGDAVIGIASSGLHTNGYSLARKIFFEKLKLKPAARVAELGNTLGDELLKVHVSYGPLVQSLLKKFNPGATRVIRGLAHITGGGFVDNIPRVLPDKCDVVIRKGSWDVLPIFQMIVDKGGVPEAELYQVFNMGIGMTAIVAPDHADAVLRAINATKHKAWIIGEVVKGTGEARVA, encoded by the coding sequence ATGAAACAAAAGGCATACGCCGCCGCCGGGGTGGACATTGATCTTGGCAACCGGGTGAAGGCCACGCTCCCGCAAATGCTTGCCGCCACGCACCGCCGCGAAGTGCTCGGCAAGGTCGGCGGCTTCGGCGGCCTGTTCGCGCTGGACGTGAAGAAATACCGCGAGCCCGTGCTGGTTTCGAGCGTGGACGGTGTGGGCACCAAGCTCAAGATTGCCTTCGCGATGGACCGCCACGACACCATCGGCCAGGACCTGGTGAATCATTGCGTGGACGACATCGCCGTGCTCGGCGCGGAGCCGCTCTTCTTCCTCGACTACCTCGGCACCGGCAAGCTGGAGCCGCACGTCTTCACCGAAGTCATCAAGGGCTTTGCCAAGGCCTGCGCGGAAAACAAATGCACGCTCATCGGCGGCGAGACGGCACAGATGCCCGGTTTCTACCAGAAGGGCGAATACGATGTGAGCGGCACCATCGTGGGTGTGGTGGACAAGTCCCGCATGCTGAACGGCCGGAAAAACGTGAAACGCGGTGACGCCGTGATCGGCATTGCCTCGTCCGGCCTGCACACGAATGGCTATTCACTCGCGCGGAAAATCTTTTTTGAAAAGCTCAAACTCAAGCCCGCCGCGCGCGTGGCCGAACTCGGCAACACCCTCGGCGACGAACTGCTCAAGGTTCACGTCAGCTACGGTCCGCTCGTGCAGTCGCTGTTGAAGAAGTTCAATCCCGGCGCGACCCGCGTGATTCGCGGACTGGCCCACATTACCGGCGGCGGCTTCGTGGACAACATTCCGCGCGTGCTGCCGGACAAATGCGATGTGGTGATTCGCAAGGGTTCGTGGGACGTGCTGCCCATCTTCCAGATGATCGTGGACAAAGGCGGCGTGCCGGAGGCCGAGTTGTATCAGGTCTTCAACATGGGCATCGGCATGACGGCCATCGTGGCGCCGGACCACGCCGACGCCGTGCTGCGCGCCATCAACGCCACCAAGCACAAGGCTTGGATCATCGGCGAGGTTGTCAAAGGCACGGGCGAGGCGCGGGTGGCGTGA
- the rsmI gene encoding 16S rRNA (cytidine(1402)-2'-O)-methyltransferase: MVAALPSLTPATLYLVATPIGNLEDITLRALRVLRECDVVAAEDTRRTGQLLRHFEIHKPLLSYFQFNEARRSEEIIARLGRGEKIALVTDAGSPGISDPGERVVRAAIAAGHRVEAVPGACALVAALTASGLPTGEFHFVGFLPHKSGQRRNELSRLSQVPGTLVFYESPYRIEKLLGELEAVMPGRNVVLAREVTKKFEEFLRGKPADLLTRSQQRPLKGEFVVLVGAVESVLKQTCPDSECPADPAHA; this comes from the coding sequence ATGGTTGCCGCATTACCGTCCCTCACACCCGCGACGCTGTATCTGGTCGCGACGCCGATTGGCAATCTGGAGGACATCACCCTGCGCGCGCTCCGGGTGTTGCGCGAGTGCGACGTGGTGGCCGCCGAAGATACCCGGCGCACCGGGCAGTTGCTGCGGCATTTCGAAATCCACAAGCCGCTGCTCAGCTATTTTCAGTTCAATGAAGCCCGGCGCAGCGAGGAGATCATCGCCCGTCTGGGGCGCGGGGAGAAGATCGCGCTGGTCACGGACGCCGGCAGCCCGGGCATCAGCGATCCGGGCGAGCGCGTGGTGCGGGCGGCGATTGCCGCCGGGCATCGGGTTGAAGCGGTGCCGGGCGCCTGTGCGTTGGTGGCGGCGCTCACCGCCAGCGGTCTGCCCACCGGCGAGTTCCACTTTGTCGGTTTTCTCCCGCACAAATCCGGCCAGCGGCGCAATGAGCTTTCCCGCCTGAGCCAGGTGCCCGGCACCCTGGTGTTTTACGAATCGCCCTACCGGATCGAGAAGCTCCTGGGCGAGTTGGAGGCGGTGATGCCCGGGCGAAACGTGGTGCTGGCGCGCGAAGTGACGAAAAAATTTGAGGAGTTTCTGCGTGGCAAACCGGCCGACTTGCTGACGCGCTCCCAACAACGCCCGTTGAAAGGCGAGTTCGTGGTGCTGGTCGGCGCGGTCGAATCCGTGCTCAAACAAACTTGCCCGGATTCAGAATGCCCCGCGGATCCAGCGCACGCTTGA
- a CDS encoding DUF2007 domain-containing protein, whose amino-acid sequence MKLVTVHTALNPAEAQLANSRLQAAGFHSVVMGELAALSMEGYALTAGGIRVQVPETEAEDARLLLNSSPDSPDATDGQNSPED is encoded by the coding sequence ATGAAACTCGTCACCGTTCACACCGCCTTGAATCCCGCCGAGGCGCAACTGGCCAATTCCCGCCTGCAAGCCGCCGGTTTTCATTCGGTCGTCATGGGCGAACTCGCCGCCCTGAGCATGGAAGGTTATGCGCTCACCGCGGGCGGCATCCGCGTTCAGGTGCCGGAAACGGAAGCGGAGGATGCGCGACTGCTCCTCAATTCGTCGCCGGATTCCCCGGACGCAACAGACGGTCAGAATTCTCCGGAAGACTGA
- the lpxA gene encoding acyl-ACP--UDP-N-acetylglucosamine O-acyltransferase, with protein MSVIHPTAIIHPDAQLGADCEIGPYCVIGAHVVLGDRCRLHSHVVIDGHTRLGSDNEVFPFASLGLKTQDLKWNGGITRTEIGDGNTFREYVTIHSATNDGDATKVGSHNHILAYCHIAHDCQLGNDIIMSNVATLAGHVTVGDRAVIGGLAAIHQFCRIGKFAMIGGCSKVVQDIPPFMIGDGNPAETRTINKVGMERHGISEAAQSAMKAAYKILFREGLNISNAVARIEAELPPLPEIQHLVEFVKSSERGISK; from the coding sequence ATGAGTGTGATTCATCCAACGGCCATCATCCATCCGGACGCCCAGCTCGGCGCGGACTGCGAAATCGGCCCCTATTGCGTCATCGGCGCGCACGTTGTGCTGGGCGACCGGTGCAGGCTGCATTCGCACGTGGTGATTGACGGGCACACGCGGCTGGGCAGCGACAACGAGGTGTTTCCCTTTGCCAGTCTCGGGCTCAAGACCCAGGACCTGAAGTGGAACGGCGGCATTACGCGCACGGAAATTGGCGACGGCAACACGTTCCGCGAATATGTGACGATTCACAGCGCGACCAACGACGGCGATGCGACGAAGGTGGGTTCGCACAACCACATCCTCGCCTACTGCCACATTGCGCACGACTGCCAGCTCGGGAACGACATCATCATGTCCAACGTGGCCACGCTCGCCGGCCATGTGACCGTGGGCGACCGCGCAGTGATTGGCGGGCTCGCGGCCATCCACCAGTTTTGCCGGATCGGCAAATTCGCCATGATCGGCGGCTGCTCCAAGGTCGTGCAGGACATCCCGCCCTTCATGATCGGCGACGGCAACCCGGCCGAAACGCGGACGATCAACAAGGTGGGCATGGAGCGCCACGGCATCAGCGAGGCGGCGCAAAGCGCGATGAAGGCGGCCTACAAAATTCTCTTCCGCGAAGGGCTGAACATTTCCAATGCGGTGGCCCGCATTGAAGCCGAACTGCCGCCGCTGCCGGAAATCCAGCACCTGGTGGAATTCGTAAAGAGCAGCGAACGCGGCATCAGCAAGTAG